A region from the Sandaracinus amylolyticus genome encodes:
- a CDS encoding diacylglycerol/lipid kinase family protein: MRRIHVVLNPNSRKNRGRDRVARLREILGERGEVHVTSATEAIAPLLERILDDDLACLVSDGGDGALHWALNAALPIVARSKRALPIVLPTNGGTIDFVARKAGVHGRAETLIARLVRAMDRGALETVEVGSLELRGVHVGGTPFQRIGFALAAGGVGQRFFDKYYADREPGAGTIVKVVARTIASLARGGEYARDVFRPHRARVWIDGEEVATTTHGAIHAGAFDVNLGGVFRVFPLARELGALHFQAGAISPAQIVANVPQLVRGGAIRAPEMKDVRGREMVIEVIGDEPLRPVIDGEIYEGLRRLEVRRGPVVRIARI, encoded by the coding sequence ATGCGGCGCATCCACGTCGTCCTGAACCCGAATTCGCGCAAGAACCGCGGGCGTGATCGCGTCGCGCGGCTGCGTGAGATCCTGGGCGAGCGCGGCGAGGTGCACGTCACGAGCGCGACCGAGGCGATCGCGCCGCTGCTCGAGCGCATCCTCGACGACGACCTCGCGTGCCTGGTGTCGGACGGCGGCGACGGCGCGCTGCACTGGGCGCTCAACGCGGCGCTGCCGATCGTGGCGCGCAGCAAGCGCGCGCTGCCGATCGTGCTGCCGACGAACGGCGGGACGATCGACTTCGTGGCGCGCAAGGCGGGCGTTCACGGGCGCGCGGAGACGCTGATCGCGCGGCTGGTGCGCGCGATGGATCGCGGCGCGCTCGAGACGGTCGAGGTGGGCTCGCTCGAGCTGCGCGGCGTGCACGTCGGGGGCACGCCGTTCCAGCGCATCGGGTTCGCGCTCGCGGCGGGCGGCGTGGGGCAGCGCTTCTTCGACAAGTACTACGCGGATCGCGAGCCGGGCGCGGGGACGATCGTGAAGGTGGTCGCGCGCACGATCGCGTCGCTGGCGCGCGGCGGCGAGTACGCGCGGGACGTGTTCCGACCGCATCGCGCGCGGGTGTGGATCGACGGCGAGGAGGTCGCGACGACGACCCACGGCGCGATCCACGCGGGCGCGTTCGACGTGAACCTCGGCGGTGTGTTCCGCGTGTTCCCGCTCGCGCGCGAGCTGGGGGCGCTGCACTTCCAGGCGGGCGCGATCTCGCCCGCGCAGATCGTCGCGAACGTGCCGCAGCTCGTGCGCGGCGGCGCGATCCGGGCGCCGGAGATGAAGGACGTGCGCGGGCGCGAGATGGTGATCGAGGTGATCGGCGACGAGCCGCTGCGCCCGGTGATCGACGGCGAGATCTACGAAGGGCTGCGGCGGCTCGAGGTGCGTCGCGGGCCGGTGGTGCGCATCGCGCGGATCTGA
- a CDS encoding crotonase/enoyl-CoA hydratase family protein: MAERIRYETKSHVARIALDRASKRNAFDLLMLRELAEAYTTFEDDPDARCAIVHANGDHFTAGLDLAEVGPAVASGAALFPDGCVDPLGLRGRVRTKPVVIAIQGYCLTIGIELALACDVGIAASDVKCGQIEIKRGIFPFGGATIRLPARAGWGNAMRWLLTGDTFDANEALRLGLVQEVVAPGQQTERAITIAETIAKQAPLGVYATLESARIAEHEGEPAAARALLDQARKLMATDDAREGLMSFVERREGRFTGR, translated from the coding sequence ATGGCAGAGCGCATCCGCTACGAGACGAAGAGCCACGTCGCCCGCATCGCCCTCGATCGCGCGAGCAAACGCAACGCGTTCGACCTGCTCATGCTGCGCGAGCTCGCCGAGGCGTACACGACGTTCGAGGACGATCCCGACGCGCGCTGCGCGATCGTGCACGCGAACGGCGATCACTTCACCGCAGGCCTCGATCTCGCCGAGGTCGGTCCCGCCGTCGCGAGCGGCGCCGCGCTCTTCCCCGACGGCTGCGTCGATCCGCTCGGCCTCCGCGGCCGAGTGCGCACCAAGCCCGTCGTGATCGCGATCCAGGGCTACTGCCTCACGATCGGCATCGAGCTCGCGCTCGCGTGCGACGTCGGCATCGCCGCGAGCGACGTGAAGTGCGGTCAGATCGAGATCAAGCGCGGCATCTTCCCGTTCGGCGGCGCGACGATTCGTCTCCCTGCGCGCGCCGGGTGGGGCAACGCGATGCGCTGGCTCCTGACCGGCGACACCTTCGACGCGAACGAAGCGCTCCGCCTCGGTCTCGTGCAGGAGGTCGTCGCGCCGGGACAGCAGACCGAGCGCGCGATCACGATCGCCGAGACCATCGCGAAGCAGGCGCCGCTCGGCGTGTACGCGACGCTCGAGAGCGCGCGCATCGCCGAGCACGAGGGCGAGCCCGCCGCGGCGCGCGCGCTGCTCGATCAGGCGCGCAAGCTGATGGCGACCGACGACGCGCGCGAAGGGCTCATGTCCTTCGTCGAGCGGCGCGAAGGCCGCTTCACTGGCCGCTGA
- a CDS encoding SDR family oxidoreductase: MQRDLEGSIAVVAGATRGAGRGIAVALGERGATVYCTGRSVRGAIATAGRSETIDETAERVTAAGGRGIAVRVDHTREDEVRALFERVERESGRLDVLVNDVWGGDAKIDFGKAFWELDLAKSAGLIEQAVWSHVITSRHGAPLMLRASRGLIVEVTDGDSLSYRGNLVYDLVKTSVVRLAMGMGYELRRTGIATVAVTPGFLRSEAMLENFGVTEANWRDAIAKEPDFAVSETPMFVGRCIAALAADPSVKARSGRVYASWTLAREYDVRDVDGTRPDWGAHFASKYGPASPCGEAVYAEVNGGMFATVYPDWPKVSGQ, from the coding sequence ATGCAGCGGGATCTCGAAGGAAGCATCGCGGTGGTCGCGGGCGCGACGCGGGGCGCGGGGCGCGGGATCGCGGTGGCGCTCGGCGAGCGCGGCGCGACCGTCTACTGCACGGGGCGCAGCGTGCGCGGGGCGATCGCGACGGCGGGGCGCAGCGAGACGATCGACGAGACCGCGGAGCGCGTGACCGCAGCGGGCGGGCGCGGGATCGCGGTGCGGGTCGATCACACGCGCGAGGACGAGGTGCGCGCGCTCTTCGAGCGCGTGGAGCGCGAGTCGGGGCGGCTCGACGTGCTCGTGAACGACGTGTGGGGCGGCGACGCGAAGATCGACTTCGGCAAGGCGTTCTGGGAGCTCGACCTCGCGAAGAGCGCGGGGCTGATCGAGCAGGCGGTGTGGTCGCACGTGATCACGTCACGGCACGGCGCGCCGCTGATGCTGCGCGCGAGCCGCGGGCTGATCGTCGAGGTGACCGACGGAGACTCGCTGTCGTACCGCGGGAACCTCGTCTACGACCTGGTGAAGACGAGCGTGGTCCGGCTCGCGATGGGCATGGGGTACGAGCTGCGTCGCACCGGCATCGCGACGGTCGCGGTGACGCCGGGGTTCCTGCGCAGCGAGGCGATGCTCGAGAATTTCGGGGTGACGGAGGCGAACTGGCGCGACGCGATCGCGAAGGAGCCGGACTTCGCGGTGTCGGAGACGCCGATGTTCGTGGGGCGCTGCATCGCCGCGCTCGCGGCGGATCCGAGCGTGAAGGCACGCTCGGGCCGCGTGTACGCGTCGTGGACGCTCGCGCGCGAGTACGACGTGCGTGACGTCGACGGCACGCGCCCCGACTGGGGCGCGCACTTCGCGTCGAAGTACGGCCCCGCGAGCCCGTGCGGCGAGGCCGTCTACGCCGAGGTGAACGGCGGGATGTTCGCGACCGTGTACCCCGACTGGCCGAAGGTCAGCGGCCAGTGA